In the genome of Streptomyces lydicus, the window CCTGGAGGTATGGGCGCGAATGCGCCGATCGCGCCAGGAACGGAGCGAGACCATGAACGATGTCATCACCGCCGGTGTGGACGGTACGCCCGAGTCCCTGTCCGCGATCCTGTGGGCGGCACACGAAGCACGGCTGCGCCACGCACTCCTGCGGCTGCTGCATGCCTGGGTGCTGCTCGCACCCGAGCCGGTGGACCGTCCCCTGGAGGAGCTGGAGGAGGGGGACCAGAACTACTGGCCGCACCGGATGATGGAGGAAGCCGTCACCGCGGTGCGCACCCGATTCCCCGACCTCCCGGTGGACCCGGTCCTGGTGCCCGCCGACCCCCTGGACGCCCTGCAGAAGGCCGCGGGAGAGTCGGACCTGCTGGTCCTCGGCTCACGGGACCTGGGCCCGGTGTCCCGTTTCGCCCTCGGCGAGCTCGGGCTGAAGCTGGTGGCACACACCGAGTGCCCCACGGTGCTGGTACGTGCCCGGCCGGGCATCGCGGCGACCGGGCAGGACGGGGAGGTGGTGGTGGGGCTGGGCCTGCACGGGCCGTGCGAGGCGCTGCTCGCCTTCGCCTTCGACGCCGCCGCCCGCCGGGGTGCCGCGCTGCGCGCCGTGCACGGCAGGCACCTGCCGT includes:
- a CDS encoding universal stress protein; translated protein: MNDVITAGVDGTPESLSAILWAAHEARLRHALLRLLHAWVLLAPEPVDRPLEELEEGDQNYWPHRMMEEAVTAVRTRFPDLPVDPVLVPADPLDALQKAAGESDLLVLGSRDLGPVSRFALGELGLKLVAHTECPTVLVRARPGIAATGQDGEVVVGLGLHGPCEALLAFAFDAAARRGAALRAVHGRHLPSYAYNRGGGVEPVLAEEAARDARQELAAALHPWREKYPDLRVNERVVMESPAPALLHSAADTRLLIVGRRHRRRLPAPRIGHVVQAAVHHAPCPVAVVPHE